In Capillimicrobium parvum, a genomic segment contains:
- a CDS encoding M14 family zinc carboxypeptidase, giving the protein MPGRAGAVALALTAALLATAPAGAAAARCALRPVPSWRSITGAAPGRAPATGEQVGAYLQAVDAASPRVATGVLGRSPQGRALPYAVIAEPGTLARLDPTAARLRAVRDGTAAARTAAGTPPIVWLTAGVHANEPSGIDADMAVVADLAAGRLCGPLRRLIVVVAPLQNPDGLAAGTRTNAAGFDLNRDWFAATQPETRAMLALLARLPPTALADQHEQEGSAFFFPPNADPVHHEVPAQVRRTIAGLYAPALRRAFDRAGREHASSGTYDLFYMGYADTAATTLFGAAGMTFEQGGAVPYAERVAGHTLAAETLLRASARHAATLVRRWSAVWPQARAEGARGALQPNARPASGGRPLERVPPEPVYAYLLRADVHGADAAALAARLGAAGVRVGRLARATRLPAFHAYGASAAGARTLPAGTWVVPLAQTRKHWVEAMLGQDAYPPVARFYDVSSWSNPLLMGLAGGWSERPLPAGSVTFAPAPAPVPPPDAPAYAFAGDSAAALGLAADLLATGATVLRTPRSGELAATGPLPADVLARAGARGVALTAAGAPPANAVALRVPKVALLADLAPVVLGRPGLENSTEHEPHAWMRFVLAQRLGLTADVLGDADLAAGRLRDGGYTALVVAGTRIPDGSLGAAALAEVRAFVTAGGTYVGARRPGLAAARAAALTTAAERSAPTLDVPGATFAVAVDRDDPVAWGNGGTRGFTFDAGDPVLEAGDAHPVLRFARGGGLVSGYARDAAVLGGTPAVLDATLGAGRVVLFAGDPSFRAYAEGAQRLLANALLAPPLPPAAARTRTG; this is encoded by the coding sequence ATGCCCGGCCGGGCCGGCGCGGTCGCGCTGGCCCTGACGGCCGCGCTGCTCGCCACCGCGCCCGCCGGCGCGGCAGCGGCGCGCTGCGCCCTGCGGCCCGTCCCGAGCTGGCGGTCGATCACCGGCGCCGCCCCGGGCCGGGCGCCGGCGACGGGCGAGCAGGTCGGCGCCTACCTGCAGGCGGTCGACGCCGCGAGCCCGCGTGTGGCCACCGGCGTCCTCGGCCGGTCGCCGCAGGGGCGTGCCCTTCCGTACGCGGTGATCGCCGAGCCGGGCACGCTCGCGCGGCTCGACCCGACCGCCGCGCGGCTGCGCGCCGTCCGCGACGGCACCGCCGCGGCGCGCACCGCGGCCGGGACGCCGCCGATCGTCTGGCTCACCGCCGGGGTGCACGCCAACGAGCCGAGCGGCATCGACGCCGACATGGCCGTCGTCGCCGACCTCGCCGCAGGCCGGCTCTGCGGGCCGCTGCGCCGGCTCATCGTGGTCGTCGCCCCGCTGCAGAACCCTGACGGCCTGGCCGCGGGCACCCGCACGAACGCCGCCGGCTTCGACCTCAACCGCGACTGGTTCGCCGCGACGCAGCCCGAGACGCGGGCGATGCTCGCGCTGCTGGCCCGCCTGCCGCCGACGGCGCTCGCCGACCAGCACGAGCAGGAGGGCTCGGCCTTCTTCTTCCCGCCGAACGCCGACCCCGTCCACCACGAGGTGCCCGCCCAGGTCCGGCGCACGATCGCCGGCCTGTACGCGCCTGCGCTGCGGCGCGCGTTCGACCGCGCCGGGCGCGAGCACGCGAGCTCGGGCACCTACGACCTCTTCTACATGGGCTACGCCGACACCGCCGCGACGACGCTGTTCGGCGCGGCCGGCATGACGTTCGAGCAGGGCGGGGCGGTGCCGTACGCCGAGCGCGTGGCCGGACACACGCTGGCCGCCGAGACCCTGCTGCGCGCGAGCGCCCGACATGCCGCGACGCTCGTCCGGCGCTGGAGCGCCGTGTGGCCGCAGGCCCGGGCCGAAGGCGCCCGCGGGGCACTGCAGCCCAACGCGCGCCCCGCAAGCGGCGGGCGCCCGCTCGAGCGGGTCCCGCCGGAGCCCGTGTACGCCTACCTCCTGCGCGCGGACGTCCACGGTGCGGACGCCGCCGCGCTCGCCGCCCGGCTCGGCGCCGCCGGGGTCCGGGTCGGCCGTCTCGCCCGCGCCACGCGCCTGCCGGCGTTCCATGCGTACGGCGCCTCCGCGGCCGGCGCGCGGACGCTGCCCGCGGGCACCTGGGTCGTCCCGCTCGCCCAGACCCGCAAGCACTGGGTCGAGGCCATGCTCGGCCAGGACGCCTATCCGCCCGTCGCGCGCTTCTACGACGTCTCGTCGTGGTCGAACCCGCTGCTCATGGGGCTCGCGGGCGGCTGGAGCGAACGGCCGTTGCCCGCCGGCTCCGTCACGTTCGCCCCCGCGCCGGCGCCGGTCCCGCCCCCGGACGCGCCCGCGTACGCGTTCGCCGGCGACAGCGCCGCCGCCCTCGGCCTCGCCGCCGACCTGCTCGCCACCGGCGCGACGGTCCTGCGCACGCCGCGCTCCGGCGAGCTCGCCGCCACCGGCCCCCTGCCCGCCGACGTCCTCGCCCGCGCGGGCGCCCGCGGCGTCGCGCTGACCGCGGCCGGCGCCCCGCCGGCGAACGCCGTCGCCCTGCGGGTGCCGAAGGTCGCGCTGCTCGCCGACCTCGCGCCGGTCGTGCTCGGCCGCCCCGGCCTGGAGAACAGCACGGAGCACGAGCCGCATGCGTGGATGCGCTTCGTGCTGGCGCAGCGCCTCGGCCTCACCGCCGACGTGCTCGGCGACGCCGATCTCGCCGCGGGGCGGCTGCGCGACGGCGGCTACACCGCGCTCGTCGTCGCCGGGACGCGGATTCCCGACGGCTCGCTCGGCGCCGCCGCGCTGGCCGAGGTCCGCGCGTTCGTGACGGCCGGGGGCACCTACGTCGGCGCCCGCCGCCCCGGGTTGGCCGCGGCCCGCGCCGCCGCGCTGACGACGGCCGCCGAGCGCTCCGCGCCCACGCTCGACGTGCCCGGCGCGACGTTCGCCGTCGCCGTCGACCGCGACGACCCCGTCGCATGGGGCAACGGGGGCACGCGCGGCTTCACGTTCGACGCGGGCGACCCGGTGCTCGAGGCCGGCGACGCCCACCCGGTGCTCCGCTTCGCGCGCGGCGGCGGGCTCGTCTCCGGCTACGCCCGCGACGCCGCCGTGCTCGGCGGGACGCCCGCCGTCCTCGACGCGACGCTCGGCGCCGGCCGGGTCGTCCTGTTCGCGGGCGACCCGAGCTTCCGCGCCTACGCCGAGGGCGCTCAGCGCCTGCTCGCCAACGCCCTCCTGGCGCCCCCCTTGCCGCCCGCCGCGGCCCGCACGCGCACGGGGTAG
- a CDS encoding BolA family protein gives MPTVEEIKERIEAAIPGARAEVEDWTGGGDHFRAVVRSPAFAGRTRVQQHQMVYAVFGSEIGGSIHALSLKTEET, from the coding sequence ATGCCCACCGTCGAAGAGATCAAAGAGCGTATCGAGGCCGCGATCCCCGGCGCCCGCGCCGAGGTCGAGGACTGGACGGGCGGCGGCGACCACTTCCGCGCCGTCGTTCGCTCGCCCGCGTTCGCGGGCAGGACGCGCGTCCAGCAGCACCAGATGGTGTATGCCGTGTTCGGCTCGGAGATCGGTGGGTCCATCCATGCCCTGTCGCTGAAGACCGAGGAGACCTGA
- a CDS encoding HesB/IscA family protein, whose amino-acid sequence MITITDKGAEKVREFLAGQNADVQTAGLRVGVRGGGCSGFQYNLAFDEQRDDDTVFEDHGLKLLCDTQSLPYVAGSIIDYVDSLQGAGFQVNNPNVVAACGCGSSFRVAEDEHVSAV is encoded by the coding sequence ATGATCACCATCACCGACAAGGGCGCCGAGAAGGTGCGGGAGTTCCTCGCCGGCCAGAACGCCGACGTGCAGACCGCCGGCCTTCGGGTGGGCGTGCGCGGCGGTGGCTGCTCGGGCTTTCAGTACAACCTGGCGTTCGACGAGCAGCGCGACGACGACACGGTCTTCGAGGACCACGGGCTCAAGCTCCTGTGCGACACGCAGTCGCTGCCCTACGTCGCCGGCTCGATCATCGACTACGTCGACTCGCTGCAGGGCGCCGGCTTCCAGGTCAACAACCCCAACGTCGTCGCCGCCTGCGGCTGCGGCTCGTCCTTCCGCGTCGCGGAGGACGAGCACGTGAGCGCTGTCTGA
- the grxD gene encoding Grx4 family monothiol glutaredoxin — protein MSENPLRDAIQEAISENQIILFMKGTPEAPACGFSARSAAALQALNAPFAAVDILPDPAIRQELSAISGWPTIPQLFVEGELVGGSDIIMELYESGELAETLGLEAPADVPAEPTEAATASAPPLSIENRLG, from the coding sequence ATGTCCGAGAACCCGCTGCGCGACGCCATCCAGGAAGCCATCTCCGAGAACCAGATCATCCTCTTCATGAAGGGCACCCCCGAAGCCCCGGCGTGCGGCTTCAGCGCTCGCTCCGCCGCCGCGCTGCAGGCCCTCAACGCGCCGTTCGCGGCCGTCGACATCCTGCCCGACCCGGCGATCCGCCAGGAGCTGTCGGCGATCTCGGGCTGGCCCACCATCCCGCAGCTGTTCGTCGAGGGCGAGCTCGTCGGCGGCTCGGACATCATCATGGAGCTCTACGAGTCCGGCGAGCTGGCCGAGACGCTCGGCCTCGAGGCCCCCGCGGACGTTCCGGCCGAGCCGACCGAGGCCGCGACCGCCTCGGCGCCGCCCCTCTCGATCGAGAACCGCCTGGGCTGA
- a CDS encoding glutaredoxin family protein gives MSAATLYRCPAPTDRLCACGRVARELRRTGVAFDEVRVPMRRAGRDEIERLSGQRVVPLLVIDGEPICDSRRIVEHLRGRASAAQPASPR, from the coding sequence GTGAGCGCGGCGACGCTGTACCGCTGCCCGGCGCCGACGGACCGCCTCTGCGCGTGCGGGCGCGTCGCGCGCGAGCTGCGGCGGACCGGCGTCGCGTTCGACGAGGTCCGCGTGCCGATGCGCCGGGCCGGGCGCGACGAGATCGAGCGCCTCTCCGGGCAGCGCGTCGTGCCGCTGCTCGTGATCGACGGCGAGCCGATCTGCGACTCGCGGCGGATCGTCGAGCACCTGCGCGGACGGGCGAGCGCCGCGCAGCCCGCGTCGCCCCGGTAG